The following proteins are co-located in the Microbulbifer sp. VAAF005 genome:
- a CDS encoding TonB-dependent receptor, with translation MGESVRNTGDYRSSAIYGDMTWSLTDKLDLTVGARYTYDQKDFTIQTAYGNSIPLSLSGGDVRLVDGDGNVIGTVTLPEVDLGSQLFGIVFFNNGQPVLDSKLSDSWSDLSGRIVLDYRWNDDVMTYVSLADGFKAGGFNSLNFGPGVESSFDQEDVVNLEVGLKSSLFDNRVRLNTSIYTYEYNNLQELDLVGTPIPSYNLRNSDAEGTGAEIEVQWAVTESLFIAGNYSYLDTEFTDYQIIEAIGETEEDSKVGQSRVSTPENKFNLMAEYTVDLASGGEFIFRGDYNWTDERIGSITDRTRIVEDYKLFNLRAAWNSPSDSYSLALWIQNLTDEEIAGGYGGTGAAIGASPAWRFMPRMYGADLTVRF, from the coding sequence TTGGGGGAGAGCGTTCGCAACACAGGTGATTACCGTTCCAGTGCTATTTACGGTGACATGACCTGGAGCCTTACTGATAAGTTGGACCTGACTGTTGGTGCTCGTTATACCTACGATCAAAAAGATTTCACCATCCAGACGGCTTATGGCAACAGTATCCCACTGTCCCTGTCCGGCGGAGATGTGCGCTTGGTTGACGGAGATGGCAACGTAATCGGCACTGTAACCCTGCCTGAAGTCGACTTGGGGTCCCAGTTGTTTGGCATTGTGTTTTTCAACAATGGCCAGCCGGTTTTGGACTCCAAATTGAGTGATAGCTGGAGCGACCTTTCCGGTCGTATAGTGCTGGATTACCGCTGGAACGACGATGTGATGACCTATGTCTCCCTGGCGGATGGTTTTAAAGCCGGTGGATTCAATAGTCTTAACTTTGGTCCCGGGGTTGAGTCATCTTTCGATCAGGAAGATGTCGTTAACCTGGAGGTTGGTCTTAAGAGCAGTCTGTTCGACAACCGAGTACGCTTGAATACCTCTATTTACACCTACGAATACAACAATTTGCAGGAACTGGATCTGGTGGGTACTCCTATTCCCAGTTATAACCTGCGGAATTCGGATGCAGAGGGTACTGGGGCGGAGATCGAAGTACAGTGGGCAGTAACAGAGAGCTTGTTTATTGCCGGTAATTACTCCTACCTGGATACAGAGTTTACTGACTACCAGATCATCGAAGCCATTGGTGAGACTGAAGAGGACTCGAAAGTAGGCCAGTCTCGGGTATCAACGCCAGAGAATAAATTCAACCTAATGGCTGAATACACAGTGGACCTTGCATCTGGCGGGGAGTTTATTTTCCGTGGCGATTATAACTGGACAGATGAGCGAATTGGTTCGATTACTGACCGGACACGTATCGTGGAAGACTATAAGTTATTCAACCTGCGGGCAGCCTGGAACAGCCCTTCAGATAGTTATTCTTTAGCGCTCTGGATACAAAATTTGACGGATGAAGAAATCGCTGGCGGCTATGGTGGTACCGGCGCAGCCATTGGTGCCAGTCCCGCTTGGCGCTTTATGCCGAGAATGTACGGTGCGGATTTAACTGTCCGATTTTAA
- a CDS encoding methyltransferase domain-containing protein, with protein sequence MHDLVQDYYGRQLKNSSDLKTNACCDPSDMPEWLKPLLSNIHPDVLSRYYGCGLVCPPLLEGCRVLDLGCGSGRDIYLLSQLVGPKGEVVGVDMTEEQLAVARRHQAHHADKFGYDNVRFLHGYIEKLEELELEPESFDVIISNCVVNLSTDKDAVLKGLFRLLKQGGEFYFSDVYADRRIPPAISSDPELFGECLGGALYWNDFLEIAQGSGFRDPRLVESRPLLITNPTLAQRCGSIRFFSATYRLFKLAQLEKDCEDYGQAVIYKGTLPGSADQFVLDGHHIIETGRVFPVCGNTWRMLAETRLAPHFEFIGDFSRHFGLFPGCGKEMPFASDTPEADQSSTQCC encoded by the coding sequence ATGCACGATTTAGTACAGGACTACTACGGACGCCAACTAAAGAACTCTTCGGACCTGAAGACCAATGCCTGTTGTGACCCCAGCGATATGCCAGAGTGGCTAAAACCATTGCTGTCCAATATTCATCCCGATGTCCTATCCCGCTATTACGGCTGCGGACTTGTCTGCCCTCCACTTTTGGAAGGCTGCCGGGTACTGGATCTTGGCTGTGGCTCAGGCCGGGATATTTACTTGCTCTCCCAGTTGGTAGGCCCAAAAGGTGAAGTAGTAGGTGTCGATATGACGGAAGAGCAGTTGGCTGTGGCCAGGCGGCACCAAGCCCATCACGCCGACAAGTTTGGCTATGACAATGTCCGCTTCCTGCACGGCTACATCGAAAAGCTGGAGGAACTGGAATTAGAGCCTGAAAGCTTTGATGTGATCATTTCCAATTGTGTGGTTAACCTTTCCACAGACAAAGATGCTGTACTCAAAGGCTTGTTCCGGCTGCTGAAACAAGGGGGAGAATTTTACTTCTCCGATGTCTATGCCGACCGTCGCATTCCCCCCGCAATTAGCTCTGACCCCGAGCTGTTCGGCGAGTGTCTTGGGGGCGCACTCTACTGGAATGACTTCCTGGAAATTGCTCAGGGCAGCGGCTTCCGCGATCCACGCCTGGTGGAGAGCCGGCCATTACTTATCACCAACCCAACCCTGGCCCAGCGCTGTGGTTCAATTCGGTTTTTTTCCGCCACTTATCGCTTGTTCAAATTAGCGCAACTGGAAAAAGACTGTGAGGATTACGGCCAAGCAGTGATTTACAAAGGCACACTACCGGGCTCTGCCGATCAATTCGTTCTCGATGGACACCACATTATTGAGACCGGACGAGTATTCCCTGTGTGCGGTAATACTTGGAGAATGCTCGCAGAGACCCGTCTCGCACCCCACTTCGAGTTTATTGGCGATTTTTCGCGGCACTTTGGCCTGTTTCCCGGCTGCGGCAAGGAAATGCCATTTGCCAGCGACACTCCCGAAGCGGATCAGTCGAGTACCCAGTGCTGTTAA
- a CDS encoding SLC13 family permease, translated as MSISLTVSAIIFILIAARQWLPSAVRIWHIMTLGAVALLALRQITLKDAFFAVDWDLILYLFSVFSIASALYDTGISAQISKRILSRKNPNTILASYILIMAVCAALLTNDAAAVIGVPIALLMARDMNWGVVPLLILLCATVTIGSMISPVGNPQNILIANAGQFDNMFLVFAEWIFIPAAITMLLSILWLKRFLKVDEPSHNVGIQPREDNEIAQKWPPLLSAALLVILIALGSVLHNVESIYHPTLGQIGLVACSPIYLASHERRRILREVDWPTLFFFISMFIVTGSLLKSGSLQFFLHESGINLAKPETVTFVSFFASQLFSNVPVVEIYLNLLHEHDTQTLMMLSAISTVAGNLFIISAASNVIVLQQAEKFGVQPFNFWQFFLLMLPVSVISVASSYLYIIWYSSLQT; from the coding sequence ATGTCTATCAGCTTAACCGTCTCGGCGATCATCTTTATCCTAATAGCCGCGCGCCAATGGCTACCGTCTGCCGTTCGTATCTGGCACATCATGACCCTTGGCGCAGTAGCACTTTTGGCCTTGAGGCAAATCACACTTAAAGACGCATTCTTTGCTGTAGATTGGGATTTAATCCTCTACTTATTCTCTGTATTTTCGATTGCATCCGCTCTATACGACACAGGGATTTCAGCGCAAATCAGCAAGCGAATACTCTCCCGAAAAAACCCCAATACCATACTGGCAAGCTATATCCTGATCATGGCCGTCTGCGCCGCCCTTCTCACCAATGATGCTGCAGCAGTGATTGGTGTACCCATCGCTCTATTGATGGCTAGGGATATGAACTGGGGTGTTGTACCCCTACTTATTTTACTTTGCGCCACAGTAACGATCGGAAGCATGATCTCCCCAGTCGGCAACCCACAGAATATCTTGATTGCCAACGCAGGGCAGTTTGACAATATGTTTCTGGTATTTGCCGAGTGGATCTTTATCCCGGCAGCAATCACCATGCTGCTGTCGATTCTTTGGTTAAAAAGGTTTCTTAAAGTTGACGAACCCAGTCACAATGTAGGCATTCAGCCACGAGAGGACAATGAGATAGCACAAAAATGGCCACCTCTATTGTCGGCAGCCCTTCTGGTTATTCTAATAGCATTAGGCAGTGTACTTCATAACGTAGAAAGTATTTACCACCCAACCTTGGGTCAAATAGGCTTGGTCGCCTGCTCACCCATTTATCTGGCGAGTCATGAAAGAAGAAGAATACTGAGAGAAGTAGACTGGCCCACCCTCTTTTTCTTTATTTCCATGTTTATTGTGACCGGCTCACTACTCAAGTCCGGATCACTACAGTTTTTTCTGCACGAAAGCGGGATTAATCTGGCTAAACCTGAAACCGTAACTTTTGTCAGTTTTTTTGCCAGTCAATTGTTTTCCAATGTTCCCGTAGTGGAAATCTACCTGAATTTGCTACATGAACACGACACCCAAACACTTATGATGCTATCAGCCATATCTACAGTTGCTGGTAACCTCTTTATCATCAGCGCAGCCAGCAATGTAATAGTGCTGCAGCAGGCGGAAAAATTTGGTGTGCAACCATTTAACTTCTGGCAATTCTTTTTATTGATGTTGCCGGTAAGTGTTATCAGTGTGGCATCGAGTTATCTCTATATTATTTGGTACAGCTCGCTACAGACCTAA
- the egtB gene encoding ergothioneine biosynthesis protein EgtB, producing the protein MSQLITNMAIHVGEVTLEEVQHQLLSDYQKVRAETENLALPLSPEDMQLQSMPDASPTKWHLAHTSWFFETFILANRLRGYQTFNPHFNHLFNSYYNSLGTPFARPNRGLISRPDSAQVYEYRKFIDDSMHRLLCEYPIPENLAALVQLGLNHEQQHQELILTDIKHALSTNPMAPAYRDMFPEDEDGALEPLRWLSIPKDFYGIGSNGDAFCFDNEGPEHQQFIDEFVIASRLVTNGEYLEFIEDGGYEQHRLWLSDGWLYLQNNQQKHPFYWRLNGDGWHQYSLYGLLPLNPAEPVCHLSFYEADAFATWAGKRLPTEFEWEAAACHLRQPNQMASANFLEKRHFRPLQAQRGQTQFLGDLWEWTSSAYLPYRGFRAREDAVGEYNGKFMCNQKVLRGGSFATPADHIRISYRNFFYPHQSWQFTGIRLAGD; encoded by the coding sequence GTGTCGCAGTTGATTACTAATATGGCAATACACGTCGGTGAAGTAACTTTAGAGGAAGTACAACATCAACTTCTCAGTGATTACCAGAAAGTTCGTGCAGAGACAGAGAACCTCGCGTTGCCGTTATCCCCGGAGGATATGCAGCTACAGTCTATGCCAGATGCCAGCCCTACCAAATGGCATTTAGCACATACGAGCTGGTTCTTTGAGACCTTTATCCTTGCCAACCGGTTGCGGGGATATCAAACGTTTAACCCACACTTCAACCACCTGTTCAACTCTTACTACAACAGTTTGGGTACCCCCTTTGCACGCCCTAACAGGGGGCTAATTTCGCGTCCGGATAGTGCCCAGGTTTATGAATATCGAAAATTCATCGATGACTCCATGCACCGGTTGCTCTGTGAGTACCCGATTCCTGAAAATTTGGCCGCGTTGGTCCAGCTGGGCTTGAATCATGAGCAGCAGCACCAGGAATTGATATTGACCGATATCAAGCATGCCCTATCAACTAATCCCATGGCACCAGCTTACCGGGATATGTTTCCTGAAGATGAAGACGGGGCACTGGAACCGCTACGCTGGTTGAGTATACCCAAGGACTTCTATGGGATTGGGAGTAATGGGGACGCTTTCTGCTTTGATAATGAAGGACCTGAGCATCAACAGTTTATCGATGAGTTTGTTATTGCCTCCCGACTGGTTACCAATGGCGAGTACCTTGAATTTATAGAGGATGGTGGCTATGAACAGCATCGACTGTGGCTTTCGGATGGTTGGTTGTATTTGCAGAACAACCAGCAAAAGCATCCATTCTATTGGCGGCTGAATGGCGATGGTTGGCATCAGTACTCCCTCTATGGATTGCTACCCTTAAATCCAGCTGAGCCTGTCTGTCATCTTTCTTTTTATGAGGCAGATGCTTTCGCAACCTGGGCTGGAAAACGATTGCCTACCGAATTTGAATGGGAGGCAGCTGCTTGTCATTTACGTCAGCCGAATCAGATGGCATCAGCTAATTTCCTGGAAAAACGCCACTTCAGGCCGTTGCAGGCGCAGCGAGGACAAACGCAGTTCTTAGGGGATTTGTGGGAGTGGACTTCCAGTGCTTACTTGCCTTATCGGGGCTTCAGAGCCCGGGAGGATGCAGTAGGGGAGTACAACGGAAAGTTTATGTGTAACCAAAAGGTTCTTCGCGGTGGATCTTTTGCAACCCCGGCTGACCATATCCGGATCAGTTACCGCAACTTCTTTTATCCACATCAGTCGTGGCAATTTACCGGTATCCGTTTGGCAGGAGACTAA
- a CDS encoding MFS transporter, whose amino-acid sequence MQRSANKAVHKSLNKPLLFTNFFAGDVVAGLGPYLAIYLLSAMHWKPGDIGVVLAIGGVTTVLLQTPAGAFIDSTRFKRGLIATCGIIIGIVSITIVEFTSHKPLIYLSQVLMGGAIAFVAPSIAAITLGVTSDKNFTYQTSANQASNHAGNVFAAGLAAILALTISGQGVFWLMAVMGALMAISVAFIPGKSIDHIRARGGEHKDLEGKAQPSGFKSLLSDRRLVALAVSVFLFHFGNAAMLPLVSQKLSINSNADIAIAFTSACIIAAQFMMMLMSFLCAAKADTWGRKLIFLIGFFINPVRALLFMSTDNPYFLVAIQSLDGVANGIFGVIIILMCADLTRGTGRFNVTQGAMAALVGIGSACSNFSAEYIVQYFGYGVAFLTLGAIALIAGTFFLIFVPETKGATIPKPSAGN is encoded by the coding sequence GTGCAGCGGAGTGCCAACAAGGCCGTTCATAAGAGTTTAAACAAACCTCTTCTCTTTACGAATTTCTTTGCTGGAGATGTGGTTGCGGGGTTGGGGCCATATCTGGCGATCTACCTGCTCTCTGCCATGCACTGGAAGCCGGGAGATATTGGGGTTGTCCTGGCAATTGGCGGGGTAACCACTGTACTGCTGCAGACACCTGCTGGCGCATTTATCGATAGTACTCGCTTCAAGAGAGGGCTTATTGCCACTTGCGGGATCATTATCGGTATTGTTTCTATCACTATTGTGGAATTTACCAGCCACAAGCCACTGATTTATCTCTCCCAGGTTTTGATGGGAGGCGCAATTGCCTTCGTGGCTCCCTCTATTGCGGCAATCACACTCGGGGTTACCAGCGATAAAAACTTTACCTATCAAACCAGTGCCAACCAGGCCTCCAATCATGCTGGCAATGTCTTTGCTGCGGGGCTCGCGGCAATTCTTGCTCTGACCATTTCCGGGCAGGGGGTGTTCTGGTTGATGGCGGTTATGGGTGCCCTTATGGCGATCTCGGTAGCCTTTATTCCGGGAAAATCTATCGATCATATCCGTGCTCGGGGCGGAGAGCACAAGGATCTAGAGGGCAAAGCGCAGCCGTCAGGCTTTAAGTCACTGCTGTCTGACCGGCGCCTGGTCGCTTTGGCTGTCAGCGTGTTTCTATTCCACTTTGGCAATGCCGCGATGTTGCCCTTGGTGAGTCAGAAACTGTCGATTAACTCGAATGCCGATATAGCTATTGCCTTTACATCAGCTTGTATCATCGCCGCCCAGTTTATGATGATGCTGATGTCCTTTCTGTGTGCGGCCAAAGCGGATACCTGGGGGCGCAAGCTAATCTTCCTTATCGGTTTTTTTATCAATCCGGTACGGGCGCTGTTGTTCATGTCTACGGACAATCCGTACTTCCTGGTAGCAATTCAATCCCTGGATGGCGTGGCTAATGGTATATTTGGCGTCATTATTATTTTAATGTGTGCCGACCTGACACGTGGTACGGGCCGTTTCAATGTTACTCAGGGCGCTATGGCTGCCTTGGTGGGAATTGGTTCGGCATGTAGTAATTTTTCTGCGGAATATATTGTTCAGTATTTTGGCTATGGCGTTGCTTTTCTTACTTTGGGAGCTATTGCTCTGATCGCCGGTACATTTTTTCTGATTTTTGTCCCAGAAACGAAAGGGGCAACAATCCCTAAACCATCAGCAGGAAACTGA
- a CDS encoding hydrolase, translating to MVNSFSPAPGLGNRHIQTVFSRFHRATPWIETDCRWYETPDGDRLSLHFPRPLRNDPDYPLVLILHGLGGSVESPYVQGLMETLLAYHYQVAVMHFRGCGGVPNKLPRAYHSGDTEDPRWLVSELKKQFPLMTIAVVGFSLGGNVVLKMLGEDGGCGQVAAGIAVSAPMDLHACSRYINTGISHLYERHLISGLRLSLLHKAKDPQLAAALPDLNCSGDFVDFRHFDNAFTAPLHGFRDVDEYYTQASSKPLLKDIRTPTLIINAVDDPFVCPSAIPVTSEVSSAVDLAVSDRGGHVGFIDGTVWSPSYWLEKKIPYFLGAVVGIPKGAR from the coding sequence ATGGTTAATTCTTTTTCTCCAGCCCCAGGCCTTGGTAATCGACATATCCAGACCGTATTCAGTCGTTTTCACCGCGCCACCCCCTGGATTGAGACAGATTGCCGCTGGTACGAAACGCCTGATGGCGACCGCCTTTCTTTGCATTTTCCCAGGCCGCTACGCAATGATCCCGATTATCCCCTGGTATTGATACTTCACGGTTTGGGAGGTTCGGTTGAATCGCCCTATGTGCAGGGGCTGATGGAAACTCTTCTGGCATACCATTACCAGGTCGCTGTAATGCATTTTCGAGGTTGTGGTGGTGTGCCTAACAAGTTGCCGAGGGCCTATCACAGCGGTGACACTGAGGATCCTCGCTGGCTGGTTAGTGAACTTAAGAAGCAGTTTCCATTAATGACGATTGCCGTGGTTGGCTTCTCATTGGGCGGAAATGTTGTCCTGAAAATGTTAGGTGAGGATGGCGGCTGCGGGCAGGTAGCCGCTGGGATTGCTGTTTCGGCGCCAATGGACCTCCATGCCTGTAGTCGCTACATCAACACTGGTATATCCCACCTTTATGAGCGCCACCTGATTAGCGGGCTTCGTTTGAGCCTGCTTCATAAGGCGAAAGACCCACAGTTGGCTGCGGCCTTACCCGATCTCAATTGCAGTGGGGACTTTGTCGATTTCAGGCATTTCGACAATGCTTTCACTGCGCCGTTACATGGTTTTCGTGATGTGGATGAGTATTACACCCAGGCATCCAGTAAGCCTTTACTCAAAGATATTCGCACGCCGACTTTGATTATCAACGCCGTTGATGATCCTTTTGTTTGTCCATCAGCGATACCTGTAACCAGCGAAGTCAGTTCTGCTGTCGATTTGGCGGTGAGTGATCGAGGGGGGCATGTAGGGTTTATAGATGGGACGGTATGGAGCCCCAGTTATTGGCTGGAGAAAAAAATACCCTACTTTTTGGGGGCTGTCGTTGGGATTCCAAAGGGAGCCCGTTAG
- a CDS encoding DUF411 domain-containing protein: MEGCHTAVWHNKYVFEGHVPVKHILQFISSPPENGIGLLVPGMPVGSPGMEVDGKFEPYNIYLLLEGGDYRPFVRVEKPQS; encoded by the coding sequence ATGGAGGGTTGCCATACGGCGGTGTGGCACAACAAATATGTTTTTGAAGGCCATGTTCCGGTCAAACATATCCTGCAATTTATTTCCTCTCCTCCAGAGAATGGAATTGGTCTGTTAGTACCCGGGATGCCAGTTGGCAGCCCAGGGATGGAAGTGGATGGAAAGTTTGAACCTTACAATATTTATTTGCTGCTGGAAGGGGGAGACTACCGCCCCTTTGTCCGAGTCGAGAAGCCCCAGAGTTAG
- a CDS encoding TonB-dependent receptor plug domain-containing protein: MMHDVGRDVTNRRFNLSILSGTIAFLTAVGSHVHAAEIEEVVVTAQKRAENLQDVPIAISAFTGENIKEAGVKNLTDLGKYTPGVEMHNDTALQPTYSIRGVQTNDWTIGSDPAVAVYVDGVYTGRSAGAEIPLTDIERVEVLKGPQGTLFGRNATGGAIHIITTKPQADDSTELNLTAGNYGRQSSDLLVNRQISDNLYGRFSASTNRRDPFADNLANGFSVGDQDTQTYRASVLWEPATDTEVLWRANYGIMDQGSALRTTIVPSLKDETDVFGDYALDTPTIEDRDSFGTSLTITKDFDNFTFTSITAYSEFDAHLQQDEDGTANPDYMFGSANTDDQSQFSQEFRLNGATDTIKWTLGASYSEEEVDHTTYANFTTGSVESFAVYEGVKAAYPDLTQTEQEDLAVITRAQLQQAGLEGIASASFVYDLMLQTGQVDALLAQLEATGITGDMLYAEDVVGQMMAGFNPWIASDAHWGRAFATQVITVPVLFTVT; this comes from the coding sequence ATGATGCACGATGTTGGTAGAGATGTAACAAACCGTAGATTCAATCTTTCCATTCTTTCTGGAACCATTGCTTTCCTCACCGCTGTCGGCTCTCACGTTCACGCTGCGGAAATTGAGGAGGTTGTCGTTACTGCGCAGAAGCGAGCGGAAAACCTACAGGACGTACCTATCGCGATTTCCGCCTTCACCGGGGAAAATATAAAAGAAGCCGGTGTCAAAAATTTGACTGACTTGGGGAAATATACGCCGGGCGTGGAAATGCACAATGATACCGCCCTGCAGCCAACGTACAGTATTCGCGGCGTGCAAACTAATGACTGGACCATAGGGTCTGATCCAGCAGTGGCGGTCTATGTGGATGGGGTTTATACCGGCCGCAGTGCAGGTGCCGAGATACCGCTGACCGATATTGAGAGGGTTGAAGTCCTCAAAGGGCCTCAGGGTACACTATTCGGTCGCAATGCCACCGGTGGTGCGATCCACATTATTACCACCAAACCGCAGGCGGATGATTCTACGGAATTAAATCTAACTGCCGGTAATTATGGGCGCCAGTCGTCGGATCTTTTGGTTAATCGCCAGATTAGTGACAACCTGTATGGCCGTTTTTCGGCGTCGACAAATCGTCGCGATCCATTTGCTGATAATTTAGCAAATGGATTCTCTGTAGGGGATCAGGATACTCAGACCTACCGCGCCTCTGTGTTGTGGGAGCCGGCGACGGATACCGAGGTGCTGTGGCGCGCCAATTACGGGATTATGGATCAAGGCAGTGCTTTGCGAACAACCATAGTGCCCAGCCTTAAAGATGAAACGGATGTTTTTGGCGACTATGCCCTGGATACCCCGACCATTGAGGATCGTGATTCCTTTGGCACATCACTGACAATTACCAAAGATTTCGATAATTTCACTTTTACTTCGATTACTGCCTACAGCGAATTCGATGCCCACCTGCAGCAGGATGAGGATGGTACCGCCAACCCGGACTATATGTTTGGGTCAGCTAATACTGATGATCAAAGCCAGTTCTCTCAAGAGTTCCGACTCAATGGTGCTACAGATACTATCAAATGGACTCTGGGAGCTTCTTACTCCGAAGAAGAGGTGGATCACACCACTTATGCCAATTTCACTACCGGATCGGTGGAATCCTTTGCCGTTTATGAAGGGGTAAAGGCTGCCTATCCAGACCTGACCCAAACCGAGCAAGAAGACTTAGCGGTTATCACCCGTGCGCAGCTACAGCAGGCGGGGTTGGAGGGAATTGCCAGCGCTTCCTTTGTCTATGACCTGATGCTGCAAACAGGCCAGGTAGATGCATTACTCGCTCAGTTAGAGGCCACTGGAATAACCGGCGATATGCTCTATGCGGAAGATGTAGTTGGACAGATGATGGCGGGCTTCAATCCCTGGATAGCCTCGGATGCACATTGGGGGAGAGCGTTCGCAACACAGGTGATTACCGTTCCAGTGCTATTTACGGTGACATGA
- the egtD gene encoding L-histidine N(alpha)-methyltransferase → MKAAVSSMQESSQQDHEFLNDVLRGLAGDQKTLPCKYLYDELGSQLFEKICDVDDYYLTRTEAKIFNQYLPDIAEEIGPGALLVEPGAGNCEKVEGLLHLLKSPSGYYPIDISPEILYLAGQRIKKGLPHISIWPEVGDFTQAEVWDNLSNIESKKRVVFFPGSTIGNFEPDRAEQLLETFAANLRAGDGLLIGTDLVKDSVVLERAYHDSEHITEQFNKNLLQRINSELGGNFDLSSFSHRAFYQPLRQRVEMHLVSLRDQRVAIAGEQIVFLEGETIHTENSHKYKVSSFNTLLMKGGFKPVRHWTDSSESYAIHYAQAI, encoded by the coding sequence GTGAAAGCAGCCGTATCATCAATGCAGGAAAGTTCACAACAAGACCATGAATTTCTCAATGATGTGTTACGGGGGTTGGCCGGAGATCAGAAAACACTACCGTGTAAATACCTATACGACGAACTTGGTTCTCAGTTATTCGAGAAAATATGTGATGTAGACGATTATTATTTAACCCGTACTGAGGCTAAGATATTCAATCAGTATCTACCGGATATTGCTGAGGAAATTGGCCCAGGGGCACTACTGGTGGAGCCCGGTGCAGGCAACTGCGAAAAAGTAGAGGGCTTACTGCATCTTTTAAAAAGCCCTAGCGGATACTATCCCATCGATATTTCCCCGGAGATTCTCTATCTGGCGGGGCAACGAATTAAAAAAGGCTTACCTCATATTTCTATCTGGCCGGAAGTGGGTGACTTTACTCAAGCCGAAGTATGGGACAATCTGTCAAATATTGAGTCAAAAAAACGTGTGGTGTTTTTTCCTGGCTCGACAATTGGAAACTTTGAGCCGGATAGGGCGGAGCAATTGCTGGAGACGTTTGCGGCGAATTTGAGAGCGGGAGACGGCCTGCTTATCGGAACTGATTTAGTTAAAGATTCCGTTGTGCTGGAGAGGGCGTATCACGATAGTGAGCATATTACGGAGCAGTTTAACAAGAACCTCCTGCAACGAATTAACAGTGAGTTGGGAGGCAACTTTGATTTGTCATCTTTCTCTCATCGCGCCTTCTATCAGCCATTGCGACAGCGCGTAGAAATGCATTTAGTTAGCCTTCGGGATCAGAGAGTCGCAATCGCTGGGGAACAAATCGTCTTTTTGGAAGGAGAGACTATTCATACCGAGAATAGCCATAAATATAAAGTGAGTAGTTTTAATACCCTGTTGATGAAAGGCGGCTTTAAGCCTGTTCGCCACTGGACTGATTCCTCTGAATCTTATGCTATTCACTATGCCCAGGCTATCTAG